The proteins below are encoded in one region of Bacteroidota bacterium:
- a CDS encoding gliding motility-associated C-terminal domain-containing protein, with amino-acid sequence MKTRFTLFIVGLLALFFNSINAQTIIWGNITSSSPAVVCGDGSLLSLSFTAGGGGLTNGVVEVHLPANITYGGNFSYTRSGTGSIVYDNTSSSSSPRFLLDTVVNAENITINFSRLVSCGAAATTRDTVFVYNGTTQIGNKKITPVYNIQSASLSVLGVSNVPSPASIASVVARTIRITNQDFGYVKKFKFVDVFDANSLSVDVNSFTIDPTSSNYSVNSSYITLAPTNDSVYINFDTTLIKQIGDFDIYFEKNETFELEYNVTPLTCGSASGSIASNLYVSWKCDSIASDCQVGSANFDIALDAGGIPSLSFVRDNPTNKICLGLSANQKKIRIINSGNGDATNVLIDLVNLFAGAGRNYIDTASVRYKVGANGALVKPILSGVVLRNNGGNTVANNCNINGLPHSFKLLIGTIPAGDTVWVQYDMYFCAYNYCPNSATTQYGNVFTELSGMKINQATYQSLCGTNYTASNILIEGGDAPKSTVNSNFPGDINAGETKEFIVDVTAESYGGTSRQYVQSSAAYYEVELTLPSGIEFDNSGGDGVRWYTPGRTTFWSGFTIVTNTTSSLIVRFPVSSKPGVSFTNSELVFKLKGVDYSGSGGSCGNKTIATSLRFNPDAANTCPTSSVLSLNCFSSSVNLHCPNPSCVGMVFSSFSAERNNFGLVDNDNNGVVDGSGSISMSSVRKDRLMFGDTLKVSFGGVVNTDISNPTFSKGYAKLIVPTLNTYFTSLTANATIKRASGGSILSGTIAASIIADSIFYDYSTLAGNVFNEDDTVLVEVTLRMKHNTGGNIVTVPVSSEFYVSQVSNPYGINKFGCDSYAEIINLVGYYFTIYHISSDGTSQNIDNFLNFSQGCQDKIYGIAYYLSVGPCCSNYSGGNLFPFEVRRWSFLDTVQYTMPNGYQLISSSAINQRTGGTNVTTNETSATVPFTSNGNIYTFNFKNLYIQNGGSSFNVSDDGWLIKHYLTIRPTGNAPYGVNQSFASKYSFGSSSAIPYTVQSNTNSWMLNYVGPKPDLTSAATNLNGYSNLVTWDVDVRNLDATIPAANNWLYVSGLSNGVTITTVTDGTVTVTPDANGFYQLGTLAASGIKNIQITGDYNLCGKDSIKVYTGYSCISYPTSLYNSSTFIWDSLKLYIQPTPAQIAISITPLINTPTDPSDGFSAAYGANTINMCNEFPMQLQINSAQPSTIYNVYSLMQLPTNGLGQSGLDFVSASGYIEYPIGTTPRPFSVAANAALAVSGQTSLTFNLAQIDPTYFAPSATKGLKGSIETDSNKVILRFKMLSNCNLVSGSVCRAAGYAKAPCGSDAIGNAVTVSSSVLGITGVSPTNGIDIDLDISSPNFSSCSAVQTGTITITKIGNSPLSPTDSIYLSLPSVINVNALNWVSGVGSQPLLNTVVVGTNQIVSWQYPQQFNLLLNNGNGFTATYTFTFTLGSILPTTPSTGMITIQGIEKINILCGILPCANAGVLMENQLDVPITIASPMVGIAKEVSNIQMLTDTTYAVTFNLIAQNYSNVVVANIQIRDTLLNAFAGAATYTVSSYTSTGTLYTKNGYNGSSVDSLLNSSISTLNVGAVDTVQLSVVVNTHGSAYGPFYNSAYVFGVTSLGCITKDKSDWGSNPDSNGNGNPSDSLEDTPTPIFLSNPVLGVAKTVVSAVLQSNHSYSVTYSIIVENLGNVNLSSVQVVDSLSNTFGAPATYTVTSVAATGSLVANSLFNGSTNDTLLLASVSSIPAGGLDTITLVLQVSPNGFFGPFYNSAIASGVGVGVNNSVVSTTDVSDNGTDPDPNGNNNPRDVNEDDSTPLIFAPSSVIGVAKAVSSPTLQSNGNYLATYNVVVVNYGNDTLTSVQVVDNLSTTFPLPTTFTVVTPPTSTGFLTVDNTFDGSTNTNLLIAGSSILVSGAVDTISFAIEITGNGPAGPFNNTAFASGVSVVTSISVADTSTNGYNPDLNANNNPHDVGEDIPTPLWLYNSVLGVAKSVSSSTLQATGIYSVTYKVVVTNYGNNSIDSIQVADNLSATFPLPTTFTVTSAPSAAVLTANTGFNGASNTNLLSMLTSSLSAGQSDTILFTVAISANGFFGPFYNTAFVSGVGNGNLTLVSDTSTNGNNPDPNGNGNPSDANENIPTPLLLTPNAVIGMAKAVSAPSLQPDGTYLVTYTVVVKNYGNDTIKTIQVVDNLASTFPPPSTFTVTAPPTGSGTLFFNTLYNGNTDINLLNTNSFLAAGDSGKIIFTVALSNNGMFGPFKNSAIGTGVGSASGTVVSDTSTAGTNPDPNGNSNPSDAGESLTTDFSLTPNASIGVAKVVTAAEKLNDGSYNVSYLITVVNYGNEILANIQVTDNLVNTFPSPTTFMLSSGVITTGGLTANVNYNGVGDVDLLSSLTSTLNIGDTATISFSVRVYPPAGQTTYYNVALASAVGNSSGNITTDASQNGTAPDLNGNDNPSDVGEDTPTPLVLDGPDIKIPDGFTPNGDGVNDAFVIVGLYAYPNNVLKIFNRWGNLIYEIKGYQNDWDGYPNVDTPMIGKDKVPNGTYFYVLDLGDGGKGYTGYLVIKY; translated from the coding sequence ATGAAAACTCGTTTTACTCTTTTTATAGTTGGCCTTTTGGCTTTATTCTTTAACTCAATCAATGCACAAACAATTATCTGGGGAAATATAACATCTTCGTCTCCTGCGGTAGTTTGTGGCGATGGAAGCCTTCTGTCGCTTTCTTTTACGGCTGGTGGTGGCGGCTTAACCAATGGAGTAGTGGAAGTACATTTGCCTGCTAATATTACGTATGGAGGAAATTTTTCTTATACCCGAAGCGGAACCGGATCGATTGTTTACGACAACACTTCTAGTTCAAGTAGCCCTCGTTTTTTGCTAGACACCGTTGTCAATGCCGAAAACATTACAATAAATTTTAGTCGTTTGGTAAGCTGTGGTGCTGCCGCAACAACACGTGATACTGTTTTTGTTTACAACGGAACAACTCAAATTGGGAATAAAAAAATCACACCGGTGTATAATATTCAAAGTGCATCATTAAGTGTGTTGGGTGTTTCTAATGTTCCTTCGCCTGCATCTATTGCATCGGTTGTTGCTCGCACTATTCGAATTACCAATCAAGATTTTGGATATGTGAAGAAGTTCAAATTTGTAGATGTTTTTGATGCAAACAGTTTGTCTGTTGATGTAAATAGTTTTACCATAGATCCTACTTCTTCTAATTATTCTGTTAACTCAAGTTATATAACCTTAGCTCCAACTAACGACAGCGTGTATATCAACTTTGACACAACACTTATAAAACAAATAGGGGATTTTGATATTTATTTTGAAAAAAACGAAACATTTGAATTAGAATATAATGTAACACCGCTTACTTGTGGCTCTGCATCGGGGTCGATAGCGTCAAATTTATATGTGTCTTGGAAGTGTGATAGTATAGCATCTGATTGCCAAGTTGGAAGCGCTAATTTTGATATTGCATTAGATGCCGGTGGAATACCTAGCTTAAGCTTTGTAAGGGATAATCCGACAAACAAAATATGTTTAGGTCTTTCCGCAAATCAAAAAAAAATACGAATAATCAATTCAGGGAATGGAGATGCAACTAATGTATTGATTGATTTGGTAAATTTATTTGCAGGTGCTGGCCGAAATTATATTGATACTGCTAGTGTTCGTTATAAGGTTGGAGCTAATGGTGCTTTGGTTAAGCCGATTCTGTCGGGAGTAGTACTAAGAAATAATGGAGGGAATACCGTTGCTAATAATTGTAATATAAATGGACTTCCCCATTCATTCAAATTATTAATCGGAACTATTCCTGCGGGAGATACGGTTTGGGTACAATATGATATGTATTTTTGTGCATACAACTATTGCCCAAATTCTGCTACAACTCAGTATGGAAACGTTTTTACAGAGTTGAGTGGAATGAAAATAAATCAAGCTACCTACCAGAGTTTGTGTGGTACTAATTACACAGCTTCTAATATACTTATTGAGGGAGGAGACGCTCCTAAATCAACTGTTAATTCTAATTTTCCGGGTGATATTAATGCTGGCGAAACAAAAGAATTTATTGTTGATGTAACAGCAGAATCGTATGGAGGCACTTCTAGGCAATATGTTCAATCCTCTGCCGCTTACTATGAAGTAGAACTGACATTGCCTTCAGGAATTGAATTTGACAATTCTGGTGGCGATGGTGTTAGATGGTATACTCCAGGTCGAACAACTTTTTGGAGTGGATTTACTATTGTTACCAATACCACCTCCTCTTTAATAGTTCGTTTCCCAGTTTCATCAAAGCCCGGAGTGAGCTTTACGAATAGTGAATTAGTGTTTAAGCTAAAAGGAGTTGATTATTCAGGTAGTGGTGGAAGTTGCGGAAATAAAACTATCGCAACTTCTTTGCGTTTTAATCCTGACGCTGCAAACACTTGTCCTACTTCTTCAGTTTTGTCATTGAACTGTTTTTCGTCCTCTGTTAATTTACATTGTCCAAATCCATCTTGTGTTGGTATGGTATTTTCTTCGTTTTCGGCCGAAAGAAATAATTTTGGTCTTGTAGATAATGATAACAATGGAGTTGTAGATGGCTCAGGTAGTATAAGTATGTCTAGTGTAAGAAAAGACAGACTTATGTTTGGAGATACTTTAAAAGTTTCGTTTGGTGGTGTTGTAAACACGGACATCTCAAATCCAACCTTTTCAAAAGGATATGCAAAGTTGATTGTTCCTACCCTCAATACTTATTTTACTTCATTAACAGCCAACGCCACCATTAAAAGAGCATCTGGAGGATCAATCCTTTCCGGAACAATTGCGGCATCAATAATTGCAGATTCTATTTTTTATGATTATTCCACTTTAGCCGGTAATGTTTTTAATGAGGATGATACAGTGCTGGTAGAGGTTACTTTGCGAATGAAACATAATACAGGTGGTAACATTGTAACAGTTCCTGTAAGTTCTGAATTTTATGTTTCCCAAGTATCTAATCCATATGGTATAAATAAATTTGGATGTGATAGCTATGCTGAAATAATAAACTTAGTTGGTTATTATTTTACTATCTATCATATTTCATCTGATGGTACTTCTCAGAACATAGACAATTTTCTTAATTTTTCTCAAGGATGCCAAGATAAGATTTATGGTATTGCTTACTATTTAAGTGTCGGACCTTGTTGTAGCAATTATAGCGGAGGAAATCTTTTTCCATTTGAGGTGAGACGATGGAGCTTTTTAGATACAGTTCAATATACCATGCCTAACGGATATCAATTAATTAGCTCTTCCGCAATTAATCAGCGCACCGGTGGCACTAATGTAACTACAAACGAAACTTCCGCTACCGTTCCATTTACAAGTAATGGAAATATATATACGTTTAATTTCAAAAATTTATACATTCAAAATGGAGGTTCTTCTTTTAATGTAAGTGATGATGGTTGGTTAATAAAGCATTATTTAACTATTCGCCCAACAGGTAATGCTCCGTATGGTGTTAACCAATCTTTTGCGTCTAAATACTCTTTTGGAAGTTCTTCTGCTATCCCATATACCGTGCAATCAAATACCAATAGTTGGATGCTAAACTATGTAGGTCCTAAACCAGATCTAACTTCTGCTGCAACTAATTTGAACGGATATTCTAATCTTGTTACGTGGGATGTAGATGTTCGTAATTTGGACGCAACAATACCGGCTGCAAATAATTGGTTGTATGTTTCCGGTTTGTCTAACGGAGTTACAATCACTACAGTTACAGATGGAACTGTTACTGTTACTCCAGATGCAAATGGGTTTTATCAGTTGGGAACACTCGCTGCATCAGGGATAAAAAACATTCAAATTACAGGAGATTATAATTTGTGTGGCAAAGATAGTATCAAAGTATATACCGGATATAGTTGTATATCTTATCCAACCTCCTTATATAATTCATCTACTTTTATTTGGGATAGTTTGAAATTATATATTCAACCTACTCCGGCTCAAATTGCAATCAGCATCACGCCACTAATAAATACACCAACAGACCCAAGCGATGGATTTTCTGCAGCTTATGGTGCAAATACTATAAATATGTGTAATGAGTTTCCTATGCAATTGCAAATTAATAGTGCGCAACCTAGCACCATTTATAATGTGTATTCTCTTATGCAGTTGCCAACAAACGGACTTGGACAATCCGGTTTAGACTTTGTAAGTGCTTCCGGATATATAGAGTATCCAATTGGTACAACACCTCGTCCTTTTTCTGTAGCTGCAAATGCAGCATTGGCAGTCTCTGGTCAAACATCTCTTACCTTTAATTTGGCACAAATAGATCCTACTTATTTTGCTCCATCTGCTACCAAAGGCTTAAAGGGCTCTATAGAAACAGATAGCAACAAGGTGATACTTCGATTTAAAATGTTGAGTAATTGCAATTTGGTTTCCGGGTCGGTGTGTCGTGCCGCAGGATATGCTAAAGCTCCGTGTGGATCGGATGCAATAGGAAATGCCGTTACCGTTTCAAGTAGCGTGTTGGGAATTACAGGTGTTAGTCCTACAAACGGCATTGATATTGATTTAGATATTTCATCACCTAATTTTTCTAGCTGCTCGGCAGTACAAACCGGTACAATAACAATAACAAAAATTGGCAATTCACCTTTAAGTCCAACCGACTCTATTTATTTATCACTTCCTTCGGTAATAAATGTAAATGCGCTCAATTGGGTAAGTGGTGTTGGTTCTCAGCCTCTGCTCAACACGGTGGTGGTAGGTACAAATCAAATAGTAAGTTGGCAATACCCACAACAATTTAATCTACTGTTAAATAATGGAAATGGATTTACTGCAACCTATACGTTTACTTTTACATTAGGTAGCATTTTGCCAACAACTCCTTCCACAGGAATGATAACAATTCAGGGAATAGAGAAAATAAATATTTTGTGTGGCATACTTCCTTGCGCTAATGCTGGTGTATTAATGGAAAATCAGTTGGATGTTCCAATTACTATTGCTTCGCCTATGGTAGGTATTGCAAAGGAAGTTTCTAATATTCAAATGTTGACAGATACAACCTACGCTGTAACGTTTAATTTGATTGCACAAAATTATAGTAATGTAGTTGTTGCAAATATTCAAATACGAGATACATTACTTAATGCATTCGCTGGAGCTGCTACTTATACAGTATCATCATATACTTCCACCGGAACCTTATATACAAAAAATGGATACAATGGTTCTTCTGTAGATTCATTGTTGAATAGTTCTATCAGTACATTGAATGTTGGAGCTGTTGATACGGTACAATTATCTGTTGTAGTAAATACACATGGTAGTGCCTATGGTCCATTTTACAATTCTGCTTATGTTTTCGGAGTTACTAGTTTAGGTTGCATTACAAAAGATAAATCAGATTGGGGGTCGAATCCGGATTCAAACGGAAATGGAAATCCATCCGATTCATTAGAGGACACACCCACTCCTATATTTTTATCTAATCCAGTGTTAGGTGTGGCAAAGACGGTAGTTTCTGCAGTATTGCAAAGCAATCATTCGTATAGTGTTACTTATTCTATAATAGTTGAAAATTTAGGCAATGTAAATCTTTCTTCTGTTCAGGTTGTAGATAGTTTGAGCAATACGTTTGGAGCACCTGCCACTTATACTGTTACATCTGTTGCTGCTACAGGCAGCTTAGTTGCAAATAGTTTGTTTAATGGTTCTACAAATGATACGTTGCTACTAGCTTCTGTAAGTTCCATCCCGGCTGGAGGACTAGATACTATCACATTAGTATTGCAAGTTAGTCCTAACGGATTTTTTGGGCCGTTTTATAATTCGGCCATTGCAAGCGGTGTTGGCGTGGGAGTAAATAATTCAGTTGTTAGTACAACGGATGTTTCTGATAATGGCACAGATCCTGATCCTAATGGAAATAACAACCCTAGAGATGTAAATGAAGATGACTCTACACCATTAATATTTGCCCCGTCTAGCGTAATTGGTGTAGCTAAAGCTGTTTCTTCGCCTACATTGCAGAGCAATGGAAATTACCTTGCTACATACAATGTTGTGGTAGTGAATTATGGAAACGACACACTTACTTCAGTTCAAGTGGTAGATAATTTAAGTACAACATTCCCTTTGCCAACAACTTTTACTGTTGTAACTCCACCAACAAGCACCGGATTCTTAACCGTAGATAATACGTTTGATGGAAGTACAAACACAAATCTATTAATCGCAGGTAGTAGTATTCTTGTTAGTGGCGCTGTAGATACTATTTCTTTTGCAATTGAAATTACAGGCAATGGGCCAGCAGGACCATTCAATAATACTGCATTTGCAAGTGGTGTGAGTGTAGTAACTTCAATTTCTGTTGCAGATACATCCACCAATGGATATAATCCGGATTTGAATGCCAACAATAATCCTCATGATGTTGGAGAAGATATTCCAACTCCATTGTGGTTGTACAATTCTGTTCTTGGGGTGGCAAAATCAGTTTCTTCTTCAACATTACAAGCAACAGGAATCTATAGTGTAACGTATAAAGTAGTTGTAACTAATTATGGAAATAACTCAATCGACTCTATTCAGGTAGCAGATAATTTAAGTGCAACATTTCCTCTGCCGACAACTTTTACAGTTACATCAGCGCCTTCAGCCGCTGTATTAACTGCTAATACAGGGTTTAATGGAGCCTCAAATACTAATTTGCTTTCTATGTTAACCAGTAGTTTATCTGCCGGACAGTCCGATACTATTTTATTTACGGTGGCTATTTCTGCTAACGGCTTTTTTGGACCATTTTACAATACAGCTTTTGTAAGTGGAGTAGGGAATGGAAACTTGACGCTAGTAAGTGACACCTCAACCAACGGAAACAATCCAGATCCGAACGGAAATGGAAATCCTTCGGATGCAAACGAAAATATTCCAACACCATTACTCTTAACACCAAATGCTGTTATTGGTATGGCAAAGGCGGTATCAGCACCATCGCTTCAACCGGATGGAACTTATTTAGTTACTTATACTGTAGTTGTTAAAAATTATGGAAACGACACCATCAAAACAATTCAGGTTGTAGATAATTTGGCAAGTACATTTCCTCCGCCATCTACATTTACTGTAACCGCACCACCAACTGGTTCTGGAACATTATTCTTTAATACATTATACAATGGTAATACAGATATAAATTTATTAAATACGAATAGCTTTTTAGCTGCCGGAGATAGTGGTAAAATTATATTTACGGTTGCTCTCTCAAATAACGGAATGTTTGGACCATTTAAAAATTCTGCAATAGGTACAGGAGTTGGTAGCGCAAGTGGAACCGTGGTTTCCGATACATCAACAGCCGGAACCAATCCGGATCCTAACGGGAATAGTAATCCGAGTGATGCAGGAGAAAGTTTAACAACAGACTTTAGTCTTACTCCAAATGCATCTATTGGAGTTGCAAAGGTTGTAACAGCGGCTGAGAAATTGAATGATGGTAGTTACAACGTTTCATATTTGATAACAGTAGTTAATTATGGAAACGAGATTCTTGCAAATATTCAGGTTACAGATAATTTAGTAAATACATTCCCTAGTCCAACAACTTTTATGTTGTCGTCAGGAGTAATAACTACAGGTGGTCTTACCGCAAATGTAAATTATAATGGAGTAGGAGACGTTGATTTGTTGAGTAGCCTTACAAGCACACTTAACATTGGAGATACGGCAACAATTTCCTTCAGTGTTCGAGTATATCCACCAGCAGGGCAAACAACATACTATAATGTTGCGTTGGCTAGTGCTGTTGGTAATTCTAGTGGCAATATTACTACAGATGCTTCTCAGAATGGAACAGCGCCTGACCTTAATGGTAATGACAATCCTTCTGATGTAGGAGAGGACACTCCAACTCCTTTAGTTTTAGACGGTCCAGATATAAAAATTCCGGACGGATTTACACCTAATGGAGATGGCGTAAATGATGCATTTGTTATTGTTGGGTTGTACGCATATCCAAACAATGTGCTTAAAATATTTAATCGTTGGGGAAATTTAATCTATGAGATAAAGGGCTACCAAAATGATTGGGATGGCTACCCTAATGTAGATACTCCAATGATTGGAAAAGATAAAGTTCCTAATGGCACTTATTTTTATGTGCTTGATTTAGGCGATGGAGGAAAAGGATATACCGGATACTTAGTAATTAAATATTAA